In Fundulus heteroclitus isolate FHET01 chromosome 8, MU-UCD_Fhet_4.1, whole genome shotgun sequence, a genomic segment contains:
- the LOC118564012 gene encoding tight junction protein ZO-2-like yields MIRATCRNPPSISGDRFHRPPCLCFTPAACWTSTFLFLVLNAALRLLTPLLSFQIKAFEKMDHLARAQRILELQEAENARLEIAQKHPDIYAVPVKLPKPNLNRPQPIGSIAEPQAASRPGYSEPRGGEDRAEYRRQLSDQTRKGYYNPQKYTDTEL; encoded by the exons ATGATTCGTGCG ACGTGTAGGAACCCTCCGTCCATCAGTGGTGACCGTTTTCATCGCCCTCCGTGTTTGTGCTTCACTCCTGCTGCTTGTTGGACGTCCACCTTTCTGTTTTTAGTCCTAAACGCGGCCCTTCGCCTGCTAACTCCTCTCCTTTCCTTCCAGATCAAAGCCTTCGAGAAGATGGACCACCTGGCCCGAGCTCAGCGCATCCTGGAGCTGCAGGAGGCAGAAAACGCTCGA TTGGAAATCGCCCAGAAGCATCCAGACATCTACGCCGTCCCGGTTAAGCTGCCAAAACCAAACCTGAACCGCCCTCAGCCAATCGG CTCCATCGCCGAGCCGCAGGCGGCGTCCAGGCCCGGCTACTCGGAGCCCAGAGGAGGCGAGGACAGGGCGGAGTACCGCCGCCAGCTGTCCGACCAGACCAGGAAGGGATACTACAACCCCCAGAAGTACACGGACACCGAGCTGTGA